From the genome of Fusobacterium varium, one region includes:
- the csd gene encoding Probable cysteine desulfurase — MIIIDKKVYYFDNSATSFPKPESVYKSIENAVRFYGANPGRGGHIMAVEASKAIYETREKIAALFNIKNPLQIAFTYNSTYALNFAIKGTIPKDSHIITTSLEHNSVLRPVFYERDENNVQVTIVSPSEDGNIHSEDIIKAMKPETKAVILTHMSNVTGAIIDLLPVTTEARKRNILTIVDVSQSAGFLDIDVEKLKIDVLCFTGHKSLFGMQGTGGIYIREGIKFSPLIEGGTGSFSKMERQPLSMPEALEAGTLNTPGIVSLGAGVDFLNSVGLENIRRHENNLTKKFIDGLKNIREIIIYGPEKRGPVVTLNIEGIDSGDLAAYLDEEYGILTRAGIHCAPLAHESMNSGENGGVRFSFGYFNTEEDINYAINALKNIVSDFKNI, encoded by the coding sequence ATGATTATCATAGACAAAAAAGTTTATTATTTTGATAACTCAGCAACTTCTTTTCCAAAGCCTGAATCTGTTTATAAGAGTATTGAAAATGCTGTTAGATTTTATGGAGCAAATCCCGGAAGAGGAGGGCATATAATGGCTGTAGAAGCTTCTAAAGCCATCTATGAAACAAGAGAAAAAATTGCTGCTCTCTTTAATATTAAAAACCCTCTTCAGATAGCTTTTACTTATAATTCCACATATGCTCTGAATTTTGCTATAAAAGGTACTATTCCAAAAGATTCTCATATAATTACTACATCTCTTGAGCATAATTCTGTTTTAAGACCTGTTTTTTATGAAAGAGATGAAAACAATGTTCAGGTAACCATTGTATCTCCTTCAGAAGACGGAAATATACATTCTGAAGATATTATAAAAGCTATGAAACCAGAAACAAAAGCAGTCATTCTTACACATATGTCTAATGTCACTGGTGCAATAATCGACTTGCTCCCAGTCACTACAGAGGCAAGAAAAAGAAATATTCTGACAATAGTAGATGTTTCTCAAAGTGCTGGTTTTTTAGACATAGATGTAGAAAAATTAAAAATAGATGTGCTTTGCTTTACAGGACATAAATCTTTGTTTGGAATGCAGGGAACTGGTGGAATATATATCAGAGAGGGAATTAAGTTTTCTCCCCTAATCGAAGGAGGAACTGGAAGCTTCTCAAAAATGGAAAGACAGCCCCTTTCCATGCCAGAAGCTCTGGAAGCTGGGACTCTTAATACTCCCGGTATAGTAAGTCTTGGAGCAGGTGTAGATTTCTTAAATTCTGTTGGTTTGGAAAATATAAGAAGACATGAAAACAATCTCACTAAAAAATTTATAGATGGATTGAAAAATATAAGAGAAATAATAATCTATGGACCAGAAAAAAGAGGTCCAGTAGTTACATTGAATATAGAGGGAATTGATTCTGGGGATCTCGCTGCTTACCTTGATGAAGAATATGGCATTCTCACAAGGGCAGGTATTCATTGTGCTCCCTTGGCTCACGAATCTATGAATTCAGGTGAAAATGGAGGAGTTAGATTTTCCTTTGGATATTTCAACACAGAAGAGGACATCAATTATGCTATTAACGCTCTCAAAAATATAGTTTCCGATTTTAAAAATATTTAA
- the npr gene encoding NADH peroxidase, producing the protein MRKVIIVGGVAAGMSAASKAKREKKDLEITVYEMTDIISWGSCGLPYYVGNFYDDSKRMIAKPLEQFKKEGITVKMKHEVIGVDIEKKEVSVKNLATQEIFKDRYDELIITTGASAVKPPIKNIDLENVFTLKEFSDGIVLKKAMMKPENKRVVIIGAGYIGLEAAEAAVNLKKEVRIIQLGDRVIPGSFDKEITDIMEEEIRGHKDVFLNLDEAVSEFEGKDGRVSGVKTNKGVYPADIVILATGVRPNTKFLEGTGIETLKNGAIVIDGRGRSSIKDIYAAGDCATVYHKLKKKMYIFH; encoded by the coding sequence ATGAGAAAAGTAATAATAGTAGGAGGAGTAGCTGCAGGAATGAGTGCTGCTTCAAAAGCTAAAAGGGAAAAAAAAGACCTTGAGATAACTGTATATGAAATGACTGATATAATTTCATGGGGGAGTTGTGGACTTCCATATTATGTAGGAAATTTTTATGACGATTCAAAAAGAATGATAGCAAAGCCTTTAGAGCAATTTAAAAAAGAAGGAATAACTGTAAAAATGAAGCATGAAGTTATTGGAGTAGATATTGAAAAGAAAGAGGTTTCAGTAAAAAATTTAGCGACACAAGAGATATTTAAAGACAGATATGATGAATTAATAATTACAACTGGAGCATCAGCTGTAAAACCTCCAATTAAAAATATAGATTTGGAAAATGTATTTACTTTAAAAGAATTTTCAGATGGAATAGTTTTAAAAAAGGCTATGATGAAACCAGAAAATAAAAGAGTTGTAATAATAGGAGCTGGGTATATAGGGTTGGAAGCAGCAGAGGCAGCTGTAAATTTAAAGAAGGAAGTAAGAATAATTCAGTTAGGAGATAGAGTTATTCCAGGAAGCTTTGACAAAGAAATAACAGATATAATGGAAGAAGAGATAAGAGGACACAAAGATGTATTTTTAAATTTAGATGAAGCTGTTTCTGAATTTGAAGGAAAAGATGGTAGAGTTTCTGGAGTAAAAACTAATAAAGGAGTATATCCTGCTGACATAGTTATTTTAGCTACTGGGGTAAGACCTAATACAAAATTTTTAGAAGGTACAGGAATCGAAACTTTGAAAAATGGTGCAATAGTTATAGATGGCAGAGGAAGAAGCAGTATAAAAGATATCTATGCAGCTGGAGATTGTGCAACTGTTTACCATAAACTAAAAAAGAAAATGTATATATTCCACTAG